A segment of the uncultured Desulfobulbus sp. genome:
AACGAATCTCGCCATTTCCACAAGTCTTGGGAGCCTGATGCAAAGCCTCTATCAGGACCAGGAAGAGATACGCCTCCACTTTAAAGAAGCCTTTAACCAGTTCAGCACCGAGGAAACAACTCGCCTCTGTCGTCAACTCTTTAAGACCAAGCAGGTGTCCAAATGAGCATACTTGCCGTATACAATATTAAAGGCGGCGTGGGAAAAACCGCTACCTCTGTTAATCTTGCCTATCTTGCCTCGATTCAGCGCAAAACCCTGCTCATAGATATGGACCCCCAGGGCTCTGCATCGTACTATTTTCGTATTCGCTCTCCTGAAAAATTTGGAACGAAAAAATTACTTAAAGGAGGCAAACATATTGAAAAAAATATTCGGGGAACGGATTTTCCCAACCTGGATATGTTGCCAGCTGATTTTTCCTACCGCAACATCGATATAGCCTTGGATGAATGCAAAAAATCGCAAACACGTCTCCAAAAAATTTTGGAGCCTTTCCTGGAAGAGTACGAACAGATTATCCTTGATTGTCCGCCTAACCTGACGCT
Coding sequences within it:
- a CDS encoding ParA family protein, whose translation is MSILAVYNIKGGVGKTATSVNLAYLASIQRKTLLIDMDPQGSASYYFRIRSPEKFGTKKLLKGGKHIEKNIRGTDFPNLDMLPADFSYRNIDIALDECKKSQTRLQKILEPFLEEYEQIILDCPPNLTLLSENIFYAADQILVPAIPTTLSILSSEQLFSFLDEVGLGYDKVRIFFSMVEKRKRLHSEVIESMQDKPGVLTASIPYLTDIERMGIQRMPVTASHPNAVASKAYQQLWDEIQAELSLA